TTCTCAATAGAAAACTTTTCCATATCTTTTAATTCTATTAATGATGTCCAACCATCATCCCAAGATACTCTAAATCCAACAATCACTTTAGTTTCTGGAGGGTAAAACTCTAGTAAAGTTTCTTGCGACCTTTTCACATGCCTAGCACTTAGATAAAGACATATAGAGGAATTGTGTTTTGCAAGATCTTTCAGAGATTCTTTTTCGGGCATCCCTGTTCGCCCTCCTGCTCTAGTTAAAATTATTGTTTGCGTTACTTCAGGGATGGTTAGTTCAGCTTCATGATATGCTGCAGCAACTTGAAAAGCACTTACTCCAGGAACAACTTCGATTTCAATTTTTTCGTTTTTTAAAATTTCGATTTGCTCTCTAATTGCTCCAAAAAGGCAAGGATCTCCATCATGCAACCTTACAACAGTTTTACCTGCCTGAAATTTTTCTATCATGATTGAGGTGATTTGCTCTAAGTTGAGCGAACTCGTTTTTATTTTTTCAGAACCTTCTTTAGAAAAATCTAAAATCTTTTCAGGAATTAAAGAATTAGTCCAAATAATGACATCTGCAATTTTTATCTTTTTTAATGCTTTTAAAGTTAATAATTCGGGATCTCCTGGACCAACACCAATAAAGGATATTTTATTATCCATTCTCTCTATTTTTCCCACTAGATGTTCTCAATCTTAAAAAAAATATTCCAATTAATCCAGAAGAAAATAGAAAAATACTTATAAATTGAGCCATTCTAATACCGCCATCACAGAAAGGCGGAAGCCCACCAATACATAGTGGGTCAGTTCTTAAACCTTCAATCCAGAATCTTCCAAAGCTATAACTTATTAAGTAAAGACAGCTAATAAAGCCAGGCTTGAAAAAATCTGTTTTATTTTGTTTATTAAAGGTAATAATAAGGATGATGAAAATTAAAAGATTCCACAATGACTCATAGAGAAATGTAGGATGAAAAAATTCATAATTAAGAAACTCTAAAGGCCTATTTTTGATAGGTATAAATAATTTCCAAGGTAAATTTGTAGGAACTCCAAAGGCTTCATTATTGAAAAAATTCCCCCACCTTCCTATTGATTGTCCAAGAATTATCGAGGGTACTAGTATATCTATAAAAGTTTTTAAATTAATTTTTTTCGAATTACAGAAATAGATAATAGATATTAATCCTCCAATTAGACCTCCATGGATTGCTATGCCTCCTTCCCAAACTGCAAGAAAAGAAGGTATTTGAATGATGTTATTGAATAGTTTAAAAGAAGTAAAAAAGTTCTCTCCGCTATATTGCCTCCACTCAAAAATTACGTAATAAGCTCTAGCTCCTATTATTGAAGAGATTATTAATGATGGAAGTATTTCACTAATGTACTCTGGGTTAATATTTCTTGCCTTTGCTAGTTTTTTAGAGACAAATAGGCCTATTAAAACTGAAACTGAAATAAGAAGTCCGTACCATCTAATAGTTATAAATCCTAAATTTAAAAAAGTTTCACCTGGAGATTGTATAAAAGCTTGAAGTATAAGCATTTAAAGAAAGTTAGATACCCTCTGCTGCTTGCACTTTTTCTACTTGTTTTTTCTTCAAAACTAAAAGTATTTGTGTTAGGCCTACACCAATGAAGAATGCAATCAATCCAATAACTCTATAAGGGCTCTGAAGTACAACCTCAGCATCTAATTGTCCAAAGCCGCCAACGTTGGGATCATTAGTAAGAGGGTCACCTGCATTTATTTTGTCTTGTGCTTTTACGATAAGTTGAGGACCAACAGGCACTACTTCAGTAGTTATCTCACCATTATCGTTTTCTATATTGACCTTATGGCTTCCATCTTCAATTGTTTCTATTGAATTTACAGTTCCTGATGTGGTAGAAGTGAAAACTACATTATTGCTTTTGTCTCCAGTTGGGTATACCTGACCTCTACCTCTATTGCCTCCGATATGTAACGAGTATTTTCCATAGTGATATTCTTTATTAGTGGATGGATCAGGGGAAAGTACAGGGAAAACTATTTCTTTATTAGTATCGCCAGGTAAAGGTCCTACAATAATGATATTATCTTTCTCTTCACTGTAATTAGTGAAATAAA
The Prochlorococcus marinus XMU1411 genome window above contains:
- the petA gene encoding cytochrome f, with protein sequence MKKTSLFICTLLFISSIVFYPKITFAYPFWAQQNYESPREATGKIVCANCHLAQMPTIAEVPQSVGADSVFKAVVKIPYKNDLKEIGADGSEVPLQVGAVVMLPDGFKLAPQERWTEEIKEETEGVYFTNYSEEKDNIIIVGPLPGDTNKEIVFPVLSPDPSTNKEYHYGKYSLHIGGNRGRGQVYPTGDKSNNVVFTSTTSGTVNSIETIEDGSHKVNIENDNGEITTEVVPVGPQLIVKAQDKINAGDPLTNDPNVGGFGQLDAEVVLQSPYRVIGLIAFFIGVGLTQILLVLKKKQVEKVQAAEGI
- the cobM gene encoding precorrin-4 C(11)-methyltransferase gives rise to the protein MDNKISFIGVGPGDPELLTLKALKKIKIADVIIWTNSLIPEKILDFSKEGSEKIKTSSLNLEQITSIMIEKFQAGKTVVRLHDGDPCLFGAIREQIEILKNEKIEIEVVPGVSAFQVAAAYHEAELTIPEVTQTIILTRAGGRTGMPEKESLKDLAKHNSSICLYLSARHVKRSQETLLEFYPPETKVIVGFRVSWDDGWTSLIELKDMEKFSIEKKLIRTTIYIISPAISNSQKRSNLYNPSYSHLFRNK
- the lgt gene encoding prolipoprotein diacylglyceryl transferase; amino-acid sequence: MLILQAFIQSPGETFLNLGFITIRWYGLLISVSVLIGLFVSKKLAKARNINPEYISEILPSLIISSIIGARAYYVIFEWRQYSGENFFTSFKLFNNIIQIPSFLAVWEGGIAIHGGLIGGLISIIYFCNSKKINLKTFIDILVPSIILGQSIGRWGNFFNNEAFGVPTNLPWKLFIPIKNRPLEFLNYEFFHPTFLYESLWNLLIFIILIITFNKQNKTDFFKPGFISCLYLISYSFGRFWIEGLRTDPLCIGGLPPFCDGGIRMAQFISIFLFSSGLIGIFFLRLRTSSGKNRENG